One window of the Endomicrobium proavitum genome contains the following:
- the trpD gene encoding anthranilate phosphoribosyltransferase: MIKQAISELLNGKHLSLETTKSVMFEIMEGQTTPAQIGSFLTAMRLKGETIDEITACALVMREKALKLNPGRDVLDIVGTGGDELYSFNISTVSSIVIAAGGVPVAKHGNRSVSSKSGSADVLEALGVNINLTAEQNQKILDKIDICFMAAPIYHSAMKFVAPVRKELGARTIFNILGPLANPAGANMQLLGVYDENLVEPLANVLANLGVKRAVVVHGHDGLDEVTLTGATTVCEVSYGKINSYFITPEQFGLKRCKLSDLVGGTPQENAQIALDILSGKERGPKRDVVLLNSAICLYMANDNRTLRDCVKTAGKIIDDGKALQKLKDFVQLSQEIAK; this comes from the coding sequence ATGATTAAACAAGCCATAAGCGAACTGTTAAACGGAAAACATCTTTCGCTTGAAACAACAAAAAGCGTTATGTTTGAAATAATGGAAGGGCAAACCACGCCGGCGCAGATAGGTTCTTTTTTAACCGCAATGCGTTTGAAAGGCGAGACCATAGACGAAATAACCGCGTGCGCTCTTGTTATGAGAGAAAAGGCGTTAAAGTTAAATCCGGGCAGAGACGTCTTAGATATAGTCGGCACCGGCGGCGACGAGCTTTATTCTTTTAACATATCCACGGTTTCTTCTATTGTAATTGCCGCAGGCGGCGTTCCAGTTGCAAAGCACGGCAATAGAAGCGTGTCCAGCAAATCCGGCAGCGCGGACGTTCTTGAAGCGTTAGGAGTAAATATTAATTTAACCGCCGAGCAAAATCAAAAAATTTTAGATAAAATAGATATATGTTTTATGGCGGCGCCGATATATCATTCTGCCATGAAATTTGTAGCGCCCGTTAGAAAGGAGCTTGGCGCGCGCACAATTTTTAATATTTTAGGGCCTCTTGCAAACCCTGCCGGCGCAAATATGCAGCTGCTTGGCGTTTACGATGAAAATTTAGTTGAACCTCTTGCAAACGTTTTGGCAAACCTCGGCGTGAAAAGAGCGGTTGTTGTTCACGGTCACGACGGGCTTGACGAGGTAACTCTTACGGGAGCTACAACGGTTTGCGAAGTTTCTTACGGAAAAATTAACAGCTATTTTATTACGCCCGAACAGTTTGGTCTTAAAAGATGCAAACTTTCAGATTTGGTAGGCGGCACTCCGCAGGAAAATGCGCAAATAGCTTTAGATATTTTAAGCGGCAAAGAGCGTGGACCTAAAAGAGACGTAGTTTTATTAAATTCCGCAATATGTCTATATATGGCTAACGACAACAGAACATTGAGAGACTGCGTGAAAACGGCGGGGAAAATAATAGACGACGGCAAGGCTTTGCAAAAACTTAAAGATTTTGTCCAACTTTCACAGGAAATAGCAAAATGA
- a CDS encoding anthranilate synthase component II: MILIIDNYDSFSYNLYQFIGMQNSDVKVVKNDEVSIAEIEKLNPSHLVFSPGPGRPADAGIMEEAIKYFKGKIPIFGVCLGHQAICEAFGGDIVYAKALMHGKTSDVQIANGSPVFRGLAPVIKAARYHSLIADRKTLPDELLVIAEDEDGQVMGVKHRDYDLYGLQFHPESILTKNGIIIIENFLKLGGCND; the protein is encoded by the coding sequence ATGATTTTGATAATAGATAACTATGATAGTTTTTCTTATAACTTGTATCAATTTATCGGCATGCAAAATTCGGACGTTAAAGTTGTAAAAAACGACGAGGTTTCAATTGCGGAAATAGAAAAATTAAATCCGTCGCATTTAGTTTTTTCTCCGGGACCCGGCAGACCTGCGGACGCAGGAATTATGGAAGAAGCTATAAAATATTTTAAAGGAAAAATCCCGATTTTCGGCGTATGTCTTGGACATCAGGCAATATGCGAGGCGTTCGGCGGAGATATTGTTTACGCAAAAGCTCTTATGCACGGTAAAACAAGCGACGTTCAAATTGCAAACGGAAGTCCGGTTTTTAGAGGGCTTGCTCCGGTTATAAAAGCCGCAAGATATCATTCTTTAATTGCGGACAGAAAAACTTTGCCCGACGAACTTCTTGTTATAGCCGAAGATGAAGACGGTCAGGTTATGGGCGTAAAACACCGCGATTACGATTTATACGGACTGCAATTTCATCCGGAATCAATTTTAACAAAAAACGGAATTATAATAATTGAAAACTTCCTGAAGCTTGGAGGATGCAATGATTAA
- a CDS encoding RrF2 family transcriptional regulator → MKISAKARYGLSSMLCLAQKYNTGEYITIISLSERLKISKIYLEQVFSLLKRARLVVSTKGSQGGYQLAKNPKEISAFDILLSIEAALFEKTADTVAKSDAPIEKTMQRLFGALDDNIKKTLTSISLEHLVLEAEKQTGEDGYMFYL, encoded by the coding sequence ATGAAAATATCGGCAAAGGCAAGATACGGACTTTCTTCAATGCTATGTCTTGCGCAAAAATATAACACCGGAGAATACATTACAATAATAAGCCTATCGGAAAGATTAAAAATATCTAAAATATATTTGGAACAAGTTTTTTCACTTCTCAAAAGAGCGCGTCTTGTTGTATCTACAAAAGGTTCGCAAGGCGGATATCAGCTTGCAAAAAACCCTAAAGAAATATCGGCTTTTGATATTCTGCTTTCAATAGAAGCGGCGCTGTTTGAAAAAACCGCCGACACCGTAGCAAAAAGCGACGCGCCAATAGAAAAAACCATGCAAAGATTATTTGGCGCGCTTGACGACAATATCAAAAAAACTCTTACAAGCATATCTCTTGAACATCTTGTTTTAGAAGCTGAAAAACAAACGGGCGAAGACGGATACATGTTTTATTTATAG
- a CDS encoding phosphoribosylanthranilate isomerase gives MSKIKICGLKRTEDIKYVNKYLPDYAGFVFAPSKRQVSVCAAAELRENMDERIKSAGVFVNEDIKNIELLCKEKIINLVQLHGDEDDEYIKKLKDAVDNEIIKVVKINSQFSILNSQLPSNADYLLFDSGAGSGKTFDWDLIKDYKKPYFLAGGINLDNVCDAVKTLSPYCIDVSSGVETGGVKDEKKISKIISLVRGCRL, from the coding sequence ATGTCTAAAATAAAAATTTGCGGCTTAAAAAGAACCGAAGACATTAAATATGTAAATAAATATTTGCCTGATTATGCAGGGTTTGTTTTTGCTCCAAGCAAAAGGCAGGTATCTGTTTGCGCCGCCGCGGAACTTAGAGAGAATATGGACGAAAGAATAAAGTCCGCAGGCGTTTTTGTAAATGAAGACATTAAAAATATTGAACTTTTATGCAAAGAAAAAATAATTAATCTTGTTCAACTTCACGGCGATGAAGATGATGAATATATAAAAAAGCTTAAAGATGCGGTTGATAATGAAATTATTAAAGTTGTTAAAATAAATTCTCAATTCTCAATTCTCAATTCTCAATTGCCTTCAAACGCCGACTATCTTCTTTTTGACTCCGGAGCGGGAAGCGGGAAAACTTTTGATTGGGATTTAATAAAAGATTATAAAAAGCCGTATTTTTTGGCGGGCGGAATAAATTTAGATAACGTTTGCGACGCTGTAAAAACGTTGAGCCCCTATTGCATAGACGTTTCTTCGGGCGTTGAAACCGGCGGCGTTAAAGATGAGAAAAAAATATCAAAAATAATATCGCTTGTAAGAGGATGCAGATTATGA
- a CDS encoding glutamine synthetase III — protein sequence MRSIHDYYGELVFNKKVMEQKLSKNVYKKLAAAVDNLEPLDQTIAGEVAHAMKEWALENGATHFTHWFQPQRGGTAQKHDSFIDYGEGGQIIERFSASQLVQSEPDASSFPSGGIRSTFEARGYTAWDPTSPAFLLEAGKTKTLVIPSVFLSWTGEVLDLKTPLLRSISVLSEKAIALQKLIGNKNAKQIKVFAGIEQEYFLLSKEAVKNRPDIPVTGRTLFGNAPAKGQQMEDHYFGNIKENVLKFMEEVDYELYRKGIPVKTRHNEVAPNQFELAPLHQEANLAIDNNLQVMETLKNVADKHGLVALLHEKPFAGVNGSGKHYNWSIGDNTGANYFEPSKSPLKNISFLLALSAVLLGVKKFGGILRASVADAGNDHRLGANEAPPAIMSVYLGEFVNDLLDSIEKAGAFDETKVNEIILGVQTLPKINKDYSDRNRTSPVAFTGNKFEFRALGSNANPAEAGTTLNLLAAYGFDEIFNRISAKKEGDVKQIALEVIKEIIKETKSVRFEKNGYSEEWHKEAEKRGLPNTKNTPDALKQYFAKDIVAAFEKYKILSEKELKAKTEVKLENYIKIKDIEYKYAIKVINTLILPAILKQISKLAKASKNLGKIDIVSESINKNLNALVEIYDEVSGLCANLSKFVSEAHGEVLPTAEKYAAEGANFLNALREKIDVAEDLVADEYWPLTSYQKLLNAF from the coding sequence ATGCGGTCAATTCACGATTATTACGGTGAACTCGTCTTCAACAAAAAAGTAATGGAGCAGAAGTTAAGCAAGAACGTTTACAAAAAACTTGCGGCGGCTGTTGACAATCTTGAGCCTCTTGATCAAACAATTGCGGGCGAAGTTGCGCACGCAATGAAAGAATGGGCTCTTGAAAACGGCGCAACTCACTTTACACATTGGTTTCAGCCACAAAGAGGCGGCACGGCGCAGAAACACGATTCTTTTATAGATTACGGCGAAGGCGGACAAATTATTGAAAGATTTTCCGCAAGCCAGCTTGTTCAATCCGAACCGGACGCATCCTCTTTCCCGTCTGGCGGAATACGCTCAACTTTTGAAGCAAGAGGTTATACCGCATGGGACCCCACTTCCCCCGCGTTTCTTCTTGAAGCAGGCAAAACAAAAACTTTGGTTATTCCTTCCGTTTTCCTTTCTTGGACGGGCGAAGTTTTAGATCTTAAAACTCCTCTCTTGCGCTCTATTAGCGTATTAAGCGAAAAAGCTATTGCGCTTCAAAAACTTATAGGAAATAAAAACGCAAAACAGATAAAAGTTTTCGCGGGAATTGAGCAGGAATATTTCCTTCTTTCAAAAGAAGCCGTAAAAAACAGACCCGACATTCCCGTAACCGGCAGAACGCTTTTTGGAAACGCGCCGGCTAAAGGTCAGCAGATGGAAGATCATTACTTCGGAAACATTAAAGAAAACGTCTTGAAGTTTATGGAAGAAGTAGATTACGAACTTTACCGCAAAGGCATTCCGGTAAAAACAAGACACAACGAAGTTGCTCCCAATCAGTTTGAACTTGCTCCGCTTCATCAGGAAGCAAATCTTGCAATTGACAACAATTTGCAGGTTATGGAAACGCTTAAAAACGTTGCCGACAAACACGGGCTTGTCGCGCTTCTTCACGAAAAACCTTTCGCGGGCGTTAACGGTTCGGGAAAACATTACAATTGGTCAATAGGCGACAACACCGGCGCAAATTATTTTGAGCCGTCAAAGTCTCCGCTTAAAAACATATCGTTTCTTTTGGCGTTAAGCGCGGTTCTTTTGGGCGTTAAAAAATTCGGCGGAATTTTAAGAGCATCGGTTGCGGACGCAGGCAACGATCACCGCTTGGGCGCAAACGAAGCGCCTCCGGCCATTATGTCTGTTTACCTCGGAGAGTTCGTAAACGATCTTCTTGATTCCATAGAAAAAGCGGGAGCTTTTGACGAAACAAAAGTTAACGAAATAATTCTCGGCGTTCAGACGCTTCCTAAAATTAACAAAGATTACTCCGACAGAAACAGAACTTCTCCCGTAGCTTTCACAGGAAACAAGTTTGAGTTTAGAGCTTTGGGCTCCAACGCTAACCCTGCTGAAGCCGGCACAACGCTTAACCTTCTTGCCGCATACGGTTTTGACGAAATTTTCAACAGAATCTCGGCAAAGAAAGAAGGCGACGTAAAACAAATAGCTTTGGAAGTAATTAAAGAAATAATTAAAGAAACAAAATCCGTCCGATTTGAAAAGAACGGATACTCCGAAGAATGGCATAAAGAAGCGGAAAAAAGAGGACTTCCGAATACAAAAAATACTCCGGATGCCTTGAAACAGTATTTTGCTAAAGATATCGTAGCCGCTTTTGAAAAATATAAAATTCTTTCCGAAAAAGAATTGAAAGCAAAAACAGAAGTCAAACTTGAAAACTATATTAAAATAAAAGATATAGAATACAAGTATGCAATAAAAGTTATAAACACTTTAATATTGCCCGCTATACTTAAACAAATAAGCAAACTTGCAAAAGCCTCAAAAAACCTCGGAAAAATAGATATAGTTTCCGAAAGCATAAATAAAAATCTTAATGCTTTGGTTGAAATTTACGACGAGGTCAGCGGCTTATGCGCAAACTTAAGCAAATTTGTTTCCGAAGCGCACGGCGAAGTTTTGCCTACCGCGGAAAAATATGCGGCTGAAGGCGCAAACTTTTTGAACGCATTAAGAGAAAAAATAGACGTTGCGGAAGATTTAGTTGCGGACGAATACTGGCCGCTTACCAGCTACCAGAAACTTTTGAACGCGTTCTAA
- the trpB gene encoding tryptophan synthase subunit beta, giving the protein MKKGRYGDFGGQYVPETLMKALDELEQAYNNYKNDESFQNELKDLLANYAARPSLLYFAKNITEDLGGAKIYLKREDLNHTGSHKINNVLGQVLLAKKMGKTRVIAETGAGQHGVAAATAAALFGMECEIFMGKEDTRRQALNVYRMKLLGAKVNAVTSGTQTLKDAVSETMREWTKRIDDTHYVLGSVMGPHPFPEIVRDFQSVISKEAREQIIKAEGKLPDAVIACVGGGSNAIGAFYNFINDKSVRLIGCEAAGKGVDTPENAATIANGSLGIFHGMKSYFCQNSEGQIAPVYSISAGLDYPGIGPEHAHLHKTGRAEYVPVTDKEAVEAFDYLSKKEGIIPAIESAHAVAHAKKIAGKMSKDSVIIICLSGRGDKDVAAIARYSGENIDE; this is encoded by the coding sequence ATGAAAAAAGGAAGATACGGAGATTTCGGCGGGCAGTATGTTCCGGAAACTCTTATGAAAGCGCTTGACGAACTGGAACAGGCGTATAACAATTATAAAAACGACGAATCTTTTCAAAATGAATTGAAAGATTTGCTTGCAAATTATGCGGCGCGTCCGTCGCTGCTGTATTTTGCAAAAAATATAACGGAAGATTTGGGCGGAGCAAAAATTTATTTAAAAAGGGAAGATTTAAACCATACAGGCTCGCACAAAATAAATAATGTTCTCGGACAAGTTTTGCTTGCAAAAAAAATGGGGAAAACCAGAGTTATTGCCGAAACAGGCGCAGGTCAGCACGGAGTTGCCGCGGCAACCGCAGCGGCTTTGTTTGGCATGGAATGCGAAATTTTTATGGGCAAAGAAGATACCCGTCGCCAAGCGTTAAACGTTTACAGAATGAAATTACTCGGCGCAAAAGTTAACGCGGTTACTTCGGGAACGCAAACTCTTAAAGACGCGGTCAGCGAAACTATGCGCGAGTGGACAAAACGCATTGACGATACGCATTATGTTTTAGGTTCCGTAATGGGGCCTCATCCGTTTCCTGAAATTGTCAGAGATTTTCAAAGCGTAATAAGCAAAGAGGCAAGGGAGCAGATTATTAAAGCCGAAGGCAAACTTCCCGATGCTGTTATAGCGTGCGTTGGCGGCGGTTCAAACGCAATAGGCGCGTTTTATAATTTTATTAATGATAAATCGGTGCGCCTTATAGGCTGCGAAGCGGCGGGCAAAGGCGTTGACACTCCCGAAAATGCGGCAACTATTGCTAACGGAAGTTTAGGGATTTTTCACGGAATGAAATCATATTTTTGCCAAAATAGCGAGGGGCAGATTGCTCCGGTTTATTCAATTTCCGCCGGTCTTGATTATCCGGGAATAGGTCCTGAACACGCGCATTTGCACAAAACCGGCAGAGCGGAGTATGTTCCCGTAACGGATAAAGAAGCTGTTGAAGCGTTTGATTACTTATCCAAAAAAGAAGGTATTATCCCGGCAATAGAATCGGCGCATGCCGTAGCGCATGCAAAAAAAATTGCTGGAAAAATGAGTAAAGATTCCGTAATTATAATTTGTTTGTCCGGCAGAGGCGATAAAGACGTTGCGGCTATTGCCAGATATAGCGGGGAAAATATAGATGAGTAA
- the trpA gene encoding tryptophan synthase subunit alpha, which translates to MSKITEAFKNKKLFIAYLMAGDPALEKTAEYILTLQNAGAGLIEIGIPFSDPIAEGEVIQGANIRALSNSIKLNDIFDMLVQIKDKITVPLVFMTYINPLFVYGYDKFFAMCEICGISGVIVPDLPFEEQDEIKSIMKKYGIDIITLVSPTSSKERTKNIAENAQGFIYLVSSMGVTGVRSNITTNIKSIVAEIKKNTDIPVAVGFGVSKPAQVAEFSKYADGVIVGSAIVRIIEEFGENAAKPLSEYVKNMVKALS; encoded by the coding sequence ATGAGTAAAATAACCGAAGCGTTTAAAAATAAAAAGCTTTTTATAGCTTATCTTATGGCGGGCGACCCCGCGCTTGAAAAAACGGCGGAGTATATTTTAACTTTGCAAAATGCGGGCGCCGGACTTATAGAAATAGGAATTCCTTTTTCCGACCCTATTGCGGAAGGGGAAGTTATACAGGGAGCAAATATAAGAGCATTGTCTAACTCAATAAAGTTAAACGATATTTTTGATATGCTTGTGCAGATAAAAGATAAAATTACGGTTCCGCTTGTGTTTATGACTTACATCAACCCGCTGTTTGTTTACGGATACGACAAATTTTTTGCAATGTGCGAAATATGCGGCATCAGCGGCGTGATAGTTCCCGATTTGCCGTTTGAAGAGCAGGACGAAATAAAAAGCATTATGAAAAAATACGGAATTGATATTATAACTTTAGTGTCGCCCACATCGTCAAAAGAGCGCACAAAAAATATAGCGGAAAACGCTCAAGGTTTTATTTATCTTGTTTCTTCAATGGGCGTTACGGGCGTAAGAAGCAATATAACCACAAACATAAAAAGCATCGTAGCGGAAATTAAAAAAAATACGGATATTCCCGTTGCGGTTGGTTTTGGAGTAAGTAAACCCGCGCAGGTTGCCGAGTTTTCAAAGTATGCCGACGGCGTAATTGTGGGCAGCGCGATAGTTAGAATAATAGAAGAGTTCGGCGAAAATGCCGCGAAGCCTTTAAGCGAATATGTCAAAAATATGGTTAAAGCGTTGAGTTAA
- a CDS encoding MalY/PatB family protein has protein sequence MKYNFDKIIDRKNTNSLKYDFATECGLPADVLPLWVADMDFQTPPEVADTLVKVSQHAIFGYSETKKDYFNAVRNWFFKRFNFDIKPQWLVKTPGVVFAVSTAIRALTKENDSVLIQTPVYYPFYCSIEINERKIVKNPLVYSDGKYTIDFQDFENKIIENKVKLFILCSPHNPVGRVWTKDELTKIGDICLKHNVIIVSDEIHCDFVYKGHKHIIFGSINEKFLNNSIICTAPSKTFNLAGLQASNIFIADKIIREKFKLEIEKTGYEQLNTMGLAACRAAYENGAQWVDELNEYLSKNLDYIRNFVKTNFPKVKLVEPQGTYLVWLDFNNLVSAEEELYDIIINKAKLWVSKGTVFGTEGKRFIRINIACPLEIIKLAFEKLKVAIDK, from the coding sequence ATGAAATACAATTTTGATAAAATTATTGACAGAAAAAATACCAACTCTTTAAAATATGATTTTGCGACGGAGTGCGGGTTGCCGGCAGACGTGCTGCCGCTTTGGGTTGCCGATATGGATTTTCAAACGCCGCCCGAAGTTGCCGATACGCTCGTTAAAGTTTCACAACACGCAATTTTCGGATACAGCGAAACAAAAAAAGATTATTTTAACGCCGTGCGCAATTGGTTTTTTAAGAGATTTAATTTTGATATAAAGCCGCAATGGCTTGTTAAAACTCCAGGCGTTGTTTTTGCAGTTTCAACCGCAATAAGAGCGCTGACAAAAGAAAATGATTCTGTTTTAATTCAAACTCCGGTTTACTATCCTTTTTATTGCAGCATTGAAATTAACGAAAGAAAAATAGTAAAAAATCCTCTCGTATATTCCGACGGCAAATACACAATAGATTTTCAAGACTTTGAAAATAAAATAATTGAAAATAAAGTTAAACTTTTTATTTTGTGCAGCCCGCACAACCCCGTAGGGCGCGTGTGGACAAAAGACGAGCTTACAAAAATCGGCGACATATGTTTAAAACACAACGTAATTATTGTGTCCGACGAAATACACTGCGATTTTGTTTACAAAGGGCACAAACATATAATTTTCGGTTCTATAAACGAAAAATTTTTAAATAATTCAATAATATGCACGGCGCCCAGCAAAACTTTTAATTTAGCCGGCTTGCAGGCTTCAAATATTTTCATTGCCGACAAAATTATCAGAGAAAAATTTAAACTTGAAATTGAAAAAACCGGTTATGAACAATTAAACACAATGGGTCTTGCGGCATGCCGGGCGGCTTACGAAAACGGCGCGCAATGGGTTGACGAGTTAAACGAATATCTTTCCAAAAATTTAGATTACATCCGCAATTTTGTAAAAACAAATTTTCCCAAAGTAAAACTTGTAGAACCTCAAGGCACATATCTTGTATGGTTGGATTTTAACAATTTGGTTAGCGCCGAAGAAGAGCTTTACGACATTATTATAAACAAAGCAAAACTCTGGGTAAGCAAAGGCACAGTTTTTGGAACCGAAGGCAAAAGATTTATAAGAATAAATATTGCATGCCCGCTTGAAATAATAAAACTTGCTTTTGAAAAACTAAAAGTCGCAATTGATAAGTAA
- the trpE gene encoding anthranilate synthase component I, protein MIKPTPEQAEKYFKDYTVIPIYKELFADVKTSVEVLRNFVAQNKKCFLLESVESVENWGRYSFLGCDPTVSIQYNDGKAVITAGDKKETKIENPAVVLRGILSRYKSPKIAELPPFTGGLVGYFSYDYIKYVEKSLNLTNRNAENFDDLHLMLFDKVIAFDHFKQKIFIIVNAPVQDFENSFKKAQQEIDVLEKLILSQLKESNVKSGLKSELNLLHNEEDFSKMIATIKHHIHEGDIFQAVISNGIEAQFEGNLLQTYRTLRTINPSPYMFYLNFADSEIAGASPETLVTLKDGELTNYALAGTTKRGKTPKEDDELIAALLSDEKELSEHNMLVDLGRNDLGKISEFGSVKVEEYMKILKFSHVSHIASVIKGKIKSGYDQFDAVAAVLPAGTLSGAPKIKACEIINSLEKHKRGTYGGAIGYIDFTGNMDMCIAIRMAKFQNGKIYVQAGAGIVADSNPQKEFQECLNKAQAVVSAIKIASEGDAK, encoded by the coding sequence ATGATAAAACCTACGCCCGAGCAAGCAGAAAAGTATTTTAAAGATTATACGGTTATACCTATTTACAAAGAACTTTTTGCCGACGTTAAAACGTCTGTTGAAGTTTTAAGAAATTTTGTCGCGCAAAATAAAAAATGCTTTCTTTTGGAAAGCGTTGAAAGCGTGGAAAATTGGGGAAGATACTCGTTTTTAGGCTGCGACCCTACGGTCAGCATTCAATATAACGATGGAAAAGCCGTTATAACCGCAGGCGATAAAAAAGAAACAAAAATAGAAAATCCGGCTGTAGTTTTAAGAGGAATTTTGTCGCGCTATAAAAGTCCGAAAATTGCAGAGCTTCCGCCTTTTACCGGCGGGCTTGTGGGATATTTTTCTTACGATTATATTAAATACGTTGAGAAATCTTTAAATCTTACAAACAGAAATGCTGAAAATTTTGACGATTTGCATCTTATGCTTTTTGATAAAGTTATAGCGTTTGACCATTTCAAACAGAAAATTTTTATAATTGTGAATGCTCCCGTCCAAGATTTTGAAAACAGTTTTAAAAAAGCTCAACAAGAAATAGATGTTCTTGAAAAATTAATACTGTCGCAATTAAAAGAAAGCAACGTAAAATCAGGGCTTAAATCCGAGTTGAATCTTTTGCACAACGAAGAAGATTTTTCAAAGATGATTGCGACAATAAAACATCATATTCACGAGGGCGATATTTTCCAAGCTGTAATTTCAAACGGCATAGAAGCGCAGTTTGAAGGAAATCTTTTGCAAACTTACAGAACGTTAAGAACTATAAACCCGTCGCCGTATATGTTTTATTTGAATTTTGCGGACTCCGAAATTGCAGGCGCGTCGCCGGAAACTCTTGTAACGCTAAAAGACGGGGAGCTTACAAATTACGCGTTAGCCGGCACAACTAAAAGAGGTAAAACTCCGAAAGAAGACGATGAATTAATTGCCGCGCTTTTAAGCGATGAAAAAGAACTTTCCGAGCACAATATGCTTGTTGATCTTGGAAGAAACGATTTAGGAAAAATAAGCGAGTTCGGTTCCGTGAAAGTTGAAGAGTATATGAAAATTTTAAAATTTTCGCACGTAAGCCATATAGCTTCCGTTATTAAAGGAAAAATTAAATCCGGTTACGACCAATTTGACGCCGTGGCTGCGGTTCTTCCGGCGGGAACGCTTTCGGGCGCGCCGAAAATTAAAGCCTGCGAAATTATAAATTCTCTTGAAAAACATAAAAGAGGAACTTACGGCGGCGCGATAGGTTATATAGATTTTACGGGAAATATGGATATGTGCATAGCCATAAGAATGGCAAAATTTCAAAACGGAAAAATTTACGTTCAGGCGGGAGCTGGCATTGTTGCAGACAGCAATCCGCAAAAAGAATTTCAGGAATGTTTAAATAAAGCGCAGGCTGTAGTTTCCGCGATAAAAATCGCTTCCGAAGGAGATGCGAAATGA
- the trpC gene encoding indole-3-glycerol phosphate synthase TrpC, with amino-acid sequence MTILDKLVEATKARVARQKQILSLDELKPRVQIENNFTYPFELALKKDAMSFICEVKKASPSKGLIVKDFDYKKIAVEYEIAGADAISVLTEPDFFQGKDAYLKEIKEAVSIPVLRKDFIIDEYQIYQAKFIKADAILLIVSILTPEKLKEFIALAERLGLSALIEAHDEKEVETALWAGAKIIGVNNRNLKTFEVNLNNSVRLRKFVPKEILFVAESGISKPEDVKLLKENNVNAILVGESIIKSADKKAALAQLKG; translated from the coding sequence ATGACAATACTTGATAAACTTGTTGAGGCTACCAAAGCGAGAGTCGCAAGGCAAAAACAAATTTTGTCTTTAGACGAATTAAAGCCGCGCGTTCAAATTGAAAATAATTTTACGTATCCTTTTGAGCTGGCTTTAAAAAAAGACGCAATGTCTTTTATATGCGAAGTAAAAAAAGCGTCGCCGTCAAAAGGATTAATAGTTAAAGATTTTGATTATAAAAAAATCGCCGTTGAATACGAAATCGCCGGCGCCGATGCAATTTCGGTTTTAACCGAACCGGATTTTTTTCAGGGCAAAGACGCATACCTAAAAGAAATTAAAGAAGCTGTTTCAATACCTGTTTTGCGTAAAGATTTTATTATAGACGAGTATCAAATATATCAGGCAAAATTTATTAAAGCCGACGCGATACTTTTAATTGTATCAATACTTACGCCGGAAAAATTGAAAGAATTTATAGCTCTTGCCGAACGTCTGGGGCTTTCCGCTCTTATAGAGGCTCACGACGAGAAAGAGGTTGAAACAGCGTTATGGGCAGGCGCAAAAATTATTGGCGTAAATAACCGCAATCTTAAAACTTTTGAAGTAAATTTAAATAACAGCGTTCGTCTGCGCAAATTTGTTCCGAAAGAAATTTTATTTGTCGCCGAAAGCGGTATTTCAAAACCTGAAGACGTTAAACTGCTTAAAGAAAATAATGTAAATGCAATTTTAGTTGGAGAATCAATCATTAAAAGCGCAGATAAAAAAGCAGCGCTTGCGCAATTAAAAGGGTAA